Part of the Solwaraspora sp. WMMA2065 genome is shown below.
ATCACCGCGAACAGACCGAGCAGCGTGGCGGCTCCGCCCCGCTCGACGGCCAGCCGCATGGTGAGCGCCACCACCAGGGTGAGCGCCAGAGCCGACCGCCGCCAGGCCAGCCGGGTCCGTTCGGGCTGCAGACCGGGGTCCCGGGCCGGCGGTCCGTGCTCGCGGGCCGGCGGGTCGGTGGGATCAGCCACTGGCCGCCTCGACCAGCACGACGATGGTCAACGCGGTGGCACCGACACCGACACACATCGCGAGGAACGCCGGAAACCGGGACGCCGGTAGGTCGGTGCCCAACCGCATGGCCCGCTCGGTACGGGACCAGTGGTCGACCGCCCGCAGCGCGACGG
Proteins encoded:
- a CDS encoding DUF202 domain-containing protein gives rise to the protein MADPTDPPAREHGPPARDPGLQPERTRLAWRRSALALTLVVALTMRLAVERGGAATLLGLFAVIGWAGLIGHAYRHASGPRRPAAGQISTEVPLLGLVTAGYAALGAILILS